A genomic stretch from Anaerolinea thermophila UNI-1 includes:
- a CDS encoding NAD-dependent epimerase/dehydratase family protein produces MRKEVVLITGANGEIGHGLITYLGQQGNVNIIALDVQPLDEELKPYCMRTIQGDILDQMLLGRMVVEFEIRSIFHLASILSTKAEYNPETAHRINVEGTLNLLRLAVEQSQWQGQPVKFIYPSSIAAYGIPSLEVKNSLGKVKENEWGNPITMYGCNKLYCEHLGRYYAYHYRQLAAEPEKSSIDFRCLRFPGLISAMTVPTGGTSDYGPEMLHHAAQNLPYKCFVRPDTRLPFMAMPDAVKALLMLHEAPREKLTQTVYNVTSFSPSAEEIYHMVLKYFPQAQVEFSPHLSRQRIVDSWPADIDDSVARQDWGWKPDYDFERAFEEYLIPAIRQRYTA; encoded by the coding sequence ATGCGTAAAGAAGTTGTCTTAATTACCGGAGCCAATGGCGAAATCGGTCATGGACTCATCACCTACCTGGGACAACAGGGCAATGTAAATATCATTGCTCTGGATGTTCAGCCACTGGATGAAGAACTAAAGCCCTATTGCATGCGCACCATTCAGGGAGATATTCTGGACCAAATGCTTCTTGGAAGAATGGTTGTTGAATTTGAAATTCGAAGTATTTTCCACCTGGCATCCATTCTCTCTACAAAAGCAGAGTACAATCCCGAAACAGCCCACCGTATCAACGTAGAAGGAACTTTAAATCTACTCCGCCTTGCAGTTGAGCAATCTCAATGGCAGGGGCAACCTGTCAAATTTATCTACCCCAGTTCCATTGCAGCATACGGTATTCCTTCACTGGAAGTTAAGAATTCTCTGGGAAAAGTAAAAGAAAACGAATGGGGAAATCCCATTACGATGTATGGATGTAATAAACTCTATTGTGAGCACTTAGGACGATACTACGCCTACCACTACCGGCAATTGGCTGCTGAACCAGAGAAAAGCAGTATTGATTTCCGTTGTCTGCGCTTTCCTGGACTTATCAGTGCGATGACAGTTCCTACAGGGGGGACAAGCGATTATGGCCCTGAAATGCTCCACCACGCGGCTCAAAATCTCCCTTATAAGTGCTTTGTCCGTCCCGATACACGACTGCCGTTTATGGCAATGCCCGATGCGGTTAAAGCCCTTTTGATGCTCCACGAAGCCCCCAGAGAAAAACTGACGCAAACGGTTTATAATGTAACCAGTTTCAGCCCTTCTGCGGAAGAAATTTACCACATGGTCCTGAAGTACTTCCCCCAAGCACAGGTGGAGTTCTCTCCCCACTTGAGCCGTCAGCGAATCGTTGATTCCTGGCCAGCCGACATTGACGATAGTGTTGCCCGGCAAGATTGGGGGTGGAAGCCCGATTACGACTTTGAGCGCGCATTTGAAGAATACCTTATTCCTGCCATTCGACAAAGATATACCGCCTAA
- a CDS encoding acetate--CoA ligase family protein has product MNHQALDGIMTPRSIAVIGASSTPGKIGYTVLSNLINQGYKGKIFPINPGAEEILGLKAYPSVLDVPEDIDAAVITIPAKIVIPAVEECGKKGVKGLVIITSGFSEVGKRELEEELVQKAHEYNMRILGPNIVGVLANSSGMNASFAPYLPLPGKASLVSQSGALLIAIDASTYVRGVGFDKLISIGNMSDLDFADIIEWLNDDPNTTAITLYIEGFKNGRRFMDVCRRTNKPIIALKAGVSSHGAAAAASHTGSLAGAAKVYGAAFQQAGVVQASDLDNLFDRTLALSLQPPMKGDNLLIITNGGGVGVLATDAAEKYGVPLKFAPAEVQEELKKHMPEFGSAKNPVDLTGMAGTEWYHNAIKFAYAHPWVDGLVVLYCETAVTDPMEIAQGIKSAIDNSGANGKPVTVSFVGGERSDKAMRWLVDHGIPAYGAPDRAVNAIAALNEYARNKTLLAEPITLCGGENRNEALQIIERARAEGRDSLTEIEAKQVFALYGLPVTKTLLAKTEDEAVSLAREIGYPVVMKIVSPDILHKSDAGGVKVNLKDEQSVREAFRTIMANAKAYKADARIHGIAIQEMAPWGTEVILGSVNDATFGPTMMFGLGGIFVEVLKDVTFRVAPVSTSQALRMLGEIRGAPILAGVRGEEPRDKRALAETICSYSTMILDLADEISESDANPVLVYAEGKGVKVVDARIILKKK; this is encoded by the coding sequence GTGAATCACCAAGCATTAGATGGAATTATGACGCCGCGGTCCATTGCTGTAATCGGAGCATCCAGCACACCCGGCAAAATTGGATACACTGTTCTTTCCAACCTGATCAATCAGGGATATAAAGGCAAAATTTTCCCCATCAATCCAGGCGCAGAAGAAATTTTGGGCTTAAAAGCATATCCCTCTGTTCTGGATGTGCCCGAAGATATCGATGCCGCGGTGATTACCATTCCTGCAAAAATCGTTATCCCTGCTGTTGAGGAATGTGGTAAGAAAGGTGTCAAAGGATTGGTCATCATCACCTCGGGCTTCAGTGAGGTAGGGAAGCGAGAACTGGAAGAAGAACTTGTCCAAAAGGCTCATGAATATAACATGAGAATTCTGGGGCCCAATATTGTGGGCGTTTTAGCGAACTCCTCTGGAATGAATGCTTCCTTTGCCCCATATCTTCCCCTTCCCGGAAAAGCCTCTCTGGTCTCTCAATCTGGCGCTTTATTGATTGCAATTGACGCTTCCACCTATGTCCGAGGAGTTGGTTTTGATAAACTCATTTCCATTGGAAACATGTCGGACCTGGATTTTGCCGACATTATTGAATGGCTGAACGATGATCCCAATACTACAGCCATTACCCTTTACATCGAAGGGTTCAAAAATGGACGGCGCTTCATGGATGTCTGTCGGCGGACCAATAAACCGATCATTGCGTTGAAAGCCGGCGTTTCCTCTCACGGTGCGGCTGCCGCTGCGTCGCACACCGGTTCTCTTGCCGGTGCTGCCAAAGTCTATGGAGCTGCATTCCAGCAAGCCGGTGTGGTACAAGCCAGTGATCTGGACAATCTCTTTGACCGCACTCTTGCCTTATCGCTTCAACCGCCCATGAAAGGCGATAATCTTCTGATTATCACTAATGGCGGTGGTGTTGGTGTGCTCGCAACCGATGCAGCCGAAAAATACGGCGTGCCGCTGAAGTTTGCACCTGCAGAGGTTCAGGAAGAACTCAAGAAACACATGCCCGAATTCGGCTCTGCCAAGAACCCTGTTGACTTAACTGGCATGGCAGGCACTGAATGGTATCACAATGCGATTAAGTTTGCGTACGCGCATCCGTGGGTAGATGGTCTGGTGGTGCTGTACTGCGAAACCGCCGTAACTGACCCCATGGAGATTGCTCAGGGTATCAAGAGTGCCATTGACAACTCTGGCGCCAACGGCAAGCCTGTAACTGTGTCATTTGTAGGAGGCGAACGCTCAGATAAAGCCATGCGCTGGCTGGTAGATCATGGTATTCCGGCCTATGGAGCCCCTGACCGCGCAGTCAATGCGATTGCCGCATTGAACGAATATGCCCGCAATAAAACTTTGCTGGCAGAGCCGATTACACTTTGTGGCGGAGAGAACCGCAACGAAGCGCTTCAGATCATCGAACGCGCACGCGCTGAAGGACGTGACTCTCTCACAGAGATTGAAGCCAAGCAGGTGTTTGCCCTGTATGGTCTGCCCGTCACCAAGACCTTACTGGCAAAAACCGAGGATGAGGCCGTTAGCCTTGCCCGCGAAATTGGCTATCCAGTCGTAATGAAGATTGTCTCTCCCGATATTCTGCACAAATCGGATGCTGGCGGCGTAAAAGTCAATTTGAAGGATGAGCAATCGGTGCGTGAAGCCTTCCGTACAATTATGGCTAATGCCAAAGCCTATAAGGCTGACGCCCGCATTCATGGCATTGCAATTCAGGAAATGGCGCCATGGGGCACTGAGGTCATCCTTGGTTCCGTCAACGACGCTACTTTCGGTCCGACCATGATGTTCGGTTTAGGTGGGATTTTCGTTGAGGTGCTCAAGGATGTAACCTTCCGGGTAGCGCCTGTTTCCACCTCGCAAGCACTGCGTATGCTGGGAGAAATTCGTGGCGCGCCTATCCTTGCCGGTGTACGCGGTGAAGAACCTCGCGATAAACGAGCACTGGCAGAGACAATTTGCTCTTACTCCACCATGATTCTGGATCTGGCGGATGAAATCAGTGAGTCTGATGCGAATCCGGTTCTGGTTTATGCAGAAGGAAAAGGCGTGAAAGTGGTTGATGCTCGCATTATCTTGAAGAAAAAGTAA